In Nicotiana tabacum cultivar K326 chromosome 17, ASM71507v2, whole genome shotgun sequence, one DNA window encodes the following:
- the LOC107786031 gene encoding uncharacterized protein LOC107786031: MPAEGPKTATAASGELKPSNSNPVKIAKGTSQKKESPPVAATEKKGSDRATDKDRKKDVPHPRMQFDDKSRVEKAKKRSVVKQTEAKNRVELFRHLPQYEHGTRLPELESRFFQLDPVHPAVFKVGLRYLAGDISGGNARCIAMLQAFQESIKDYSTPPEKALIRDLTAKVNCYVSFLIECRPLSISMGNAIRFLKTRIAKLPLTLSESEAKATLLTDIDRFISEKIILADKVIVKHAVTKIRDGDVLLTYGSSSAVEMILLHAHELGKDFRVVVVDARPKLEGRLLLRRLVGKGVKCTYTHINAISYIMHEVTRVLLGASSVLSNGTVYSRVGTASVAMVAHSFRVPVLICCEAYKFHERVQLDSICSNELGDPEAIAKVPGRMEINHLDGWSNSDNLQLLNLIYDATPSDYVSMIITDYGMIPPTSVPVIVREYRREYLWT, from the exons ATGCCAGCGGAAGGACCTAAGACCGCCACTGCTGCTTCTGGAGAACTTAAaccatcaaattcaaacccaGTAAAGATTGCCAAGGGCACTTCACAAAAGAAAGAAAGCCCTCCTGTTGCAGCTACTGAAAAAAAGGGCAGTGATCGTGCAACAGATAAAGATAGGAAAAAAGATGTTCCTCATCCGCGGATGCAATTTGATGATAAGAGTCGTGTAGAAAAGGCGAAGAAGCGCTCTGTAGTAAAGCAAACTGAAGCAAAAAACAGGGTTGAACTTTTTAGGCATTTGCCTCAATATGAACATGGAACAAGACTTCCCGAGCTTGAATCAAGATTCTTCCAACTGGATCCAGTTCATCCTGCTGTTTTTAAG GTTGGGCTGAGATATTTGGCTGGAGATATATCTGGTGGGAATGCCCGCTGTATTGCAATGCTTCAAGCTTTTCAAGAGTCCATCAAAGACTACTCAACACCCCCAGAGAAAGCTCTTATAAGAGACTTGACTGCAAAAGTTAATTGTTATGTTTCATTTTTGATCGAGTGCAGGCCCCTCTCAATCAGCATGGGGAATGCTATTAGGTTCCTTAAAACTAGGATTGCCAAACTGCCTTTGACCTTGTCAGAGTCAGAAGCTAAAGCCACTCTTCTGACAGATATTGATCGCTTCATAAGTGAAAAGATAATACTTGCAGACAAGGTGATAGTCAAGCATGCAGTAACTAAAATAAGGGACGGTGACGTTCTTCTCACATATGGATCATCCTCTGCTGTTGAAATGATTTTGTTACATGCTCATGAGCTTGGCAAGGATTTCCGTGTCGTAGTTGTAGACGCACGTCCAAAGCTTGAAGGGAGATTACTGCTTCGCCGGTTGGTGGGGAAGGGTGTTAAGTGTACATACACTCATATAAATGCCATTTCATATATCATGCATGAAGTTACTAGAGTACTTTTGGGTGCTTCATCAGTTTTGTCCAATGGAACTGTTTATTCAAGGGTTGGAACTGCGAGCGTTGCTATGGTTGCTCATTCATTCCGGGTACCTGTCTTGATATGTTGTGAAGCGTATAAATTTCATGAAAGGGTTCAACTTGACTCGATTTGCTCTAATGAACTTG GTGATCCAGAAGCTATAGCTAAGGTTCCTGGTAGAATGGAAATTAACCACTTGGATGGTTGGTCTAACAGTGATAATTTACAACTGCTGAATCTGAT TTACGATGCAACACCTTCAGATTATGTATCAATGATAATCACGGATTATGGCATG ATCCCTCCTACAAGTGTTCCTGTTATTGTTCGAGAGTATCGCAGAGAATATCTATGGACATGA